TTACCTGAAGTGCCAGCAGCTGCAACAGTGGAGAAAGAAGGGATGGATGTAGCGGAGATGAATAAGATTCTGCTGAAAAAAGTGGAAGAGCTAACGCTGTATCTGATTGAAAAGGATAAGGAGATTGATTCCCAAAAGAAGAAGGATCTGGATTTAGAAGCACGTTTAAGTCAACTTGAAAAGCTAATAAAGAAATAAATATGATTTTTCAACTACGCAACAATAGTTGAGTCTTCGCTTTGTTGGTTCTGTTTTTAGTGAGCTATATTCCTGTCGCAAGAGCGTAAAATGGTGTTTCCTCATTGCCGCAGTCAGTACCCCCATCACCTACTACCGGCTCTCTCGGTAAGTTTGATGACGTGCCTCTTCGTTACTATACAGGAACACATGACATGTCCATTCCTTTTTATGAAATTAAAACAAAAGATCTTTCCGTCCCCATTACCTTATCGTATGATGTCAATGCTTAAAGGTTGGGCAGGACGCCAGTTGGATGGGATTAAATCGGTCGCTCTTTGTTGGTGGTTTAGTTTCACGTATAATTCGAGGGAATGAAGATTTTACAGGGGCTTTGGGGTTCTTATGATTATGCACAATTGCCAAATACCTCATACTCGCCCACTGAATGGCCTACAACAAGCTAGTATTACCTTGAAGTTCAAAATGGGAAGAGGACTTATTATTTTATCTTTTTCGATCAAACGTTTATCTTTGGTCACAAATCATACCTTAATTTTATCACGATGAAAGAAAATTCTATTGACCCAATCCTTGAGTTGATCGTTAGTTAATATCGCTGCCCCCCAAGCTTAACCTTACAATAAAGCCTTTTTTAGCCACAACTTATCATGAAAAAATTAGTTTTCTCTTTATTGGCGATGTCATTCGCTTGTAGTTCTACTTATGCCCAAAATACATTTCCGGCGAGTGGGAGTGCAGGTATCGGTACAACCAATCCGACCGTAGGTGCGTTACAGATCAACGCGCCGGACAAGACCGTATCATCAGCGATCGCCATCAGGCAGAGCAACAATCCAGCATATGGCTTCGACCTGGCATTAGATCAGCTTGTTGATGGGAAAGGTTATATCTATGGTGTCTCTAATAATACAAAGACCTCTTTGATCGAATTCGACCGGACAGCCAGCGTGGTGCGATTGCCCAATCTGGCCCTAGGTACAGGAACTCCGGCAGGGCGTTTCGACATTGCTGCTTTATCTGGGGGGCAGCATTCAACAGGTATTATACACTCATCTGGTTCCCAGGCTTGGGGGCATACGCTCATACTTGCTACAGACGCCGCTAATGGGGACGATGCCAGATTACTCTTTAGCTACCGAAATAAAGCGAAACAATGGGGAATAGGCGGACAATATTCGTCCACCCGCTTTAGTATTTGGGAGGACTGTGGAGACGGTTTTATTGGTTCGACATACGGTGCTGAACGTTTGACCGTAGCCAGCGGTGGTAACGTAGGTATAGCCACCTCAACGCCGATCTCTCTTTTTCAGGTCGACGGCGGTCAGGCCAAAGCTTGTATCGGTGATGCTGGTGGAGCGGATCTGAAATATGGTACCAGTTATTTGGGCTTCAATGCCGGGCGAAGCGGAAGCAATTGGACGATCAACGGTGATAATGTACATAATGGTGCTGGCGTGATCTATTCAACAATAGAAGGTGAGATCTTATTCGCGCCCATCGGTTCAACAGCGGGTAGTGATAAAACGTTGACCGATGCCAATATAGCAAGTGCCATCAACTTTAAGATCACACCAACGGGAACTTACGCTAAGAAAATAACGGTACAGACGACCGGCTTTCCCGACTATGTATTCAAACCGACCTACAAGCTACGCCCGCTTTCAGAAGTAAAGACCTATATCGATCAAAATCAGCATTTGCCCGAAGTGCCAGCTGCAGCGACCGTTGAGAAAGAAGGAATGGACATTGCTGAAATGAACAAGTTACTGTTGAAGAAAGTTGAAGAATTGACACTCTACCTGGTCCAACAGAATGGCCGGCTTGACGAGCAGCAGAAATTATTAAAAGAGCAGCAGCAGCAGATCAAAAAGCTGACCGACCAAGGTCAGCATGCTCGTAAATAAAACCAATGATCTTACCTACAGAAGCGATCATGTATTCGGAAGGATACAGTCGACTTTGGTACCTTATTGTGCCCTGATAATGCTCAATTCATCTTAAAAAGTAGCAAAAATCTCAAATTTTAAATAATGTCAAAAACTGTTAACGACCGACTGTCTAAACTGCTTGTACAAGCTTATTTTGTGCTTATCACTGTTGCTGTTCTATACCTGTTGTATGGACATTTTTTTCAGGCCGATAAGATCGCCTATGTAGATTCAGGAAAAATACTTAATGAGTATAAAGGCGCAGTCACCGCAAAAAAAGAATACCAATCCAAAGCGAAAGTTTGGCAGGCCAATATAGATACACTGACGGAAAGGGTAAAAAGCTCGATCGCTAATTATGAAAAGACACTTGCAAAAATGTCGCCTAAGGAGCAAGCCTTGGCAAAAGAGCTGATCCAAACCAAACAGAAACAATTGACAGACTATCAAAAGGCGATACAGGATAATGCAAGGGCAGAAGATACAAAGCTGACGCAAAGAGTTGTCGCTGACGTTAACAGTTTTCTACTTGATTATGGCAAAAGGAATCATTACAAAATGATACTGATCGCTAATCAATCAGGAACGATCGCTTACGCCAGAGAGGGACTGGATATTACCGCATCAGTATTAGATGAGTTAAATTCTGGTTATGCTTCAAAATAGAAGATCGGTATTACTAGTTCATCTGATATTAGGGTGCTTTTTTTTCTCATGTTCCAGGTCACCTCAAAATAAAGCTGAATTGTTAGCTTATGTAAATGATCCAGCTAATGGATTAACCAAGAATACGCAGATGGACGGTGTTAAAATATCTTTAGCCTATCGTCCAAAACAATTGGCGCCTTCATGGCGAACAACGGTGTCAGGTAGGCCTTGTTGTTTCCTATTAGGACTGTCAAAGAATAATAAAGAATTGCTGAGGCAATTATCTTATAATGAGTATAGTGACCTGGTGCAGATACTATCTTTCAGAATCAGTGATTTTATAGCATTGGTTCCTGACGGCAAAAAGCCGGTCAGCCCTATGACTTGCTACTTTTTACAGACGTACGGTACAACCACCGCCAACCAGGTATTGATCGTTTTTGATGAAAGGGACCTGGAGCGTTGTCGTCGATTTAAAATACTAATAAAAGAATTCGGATTAAATATAGGAAGTCTTTGCTTTGAGTTCGAGCAGAAAGACATTACTGCAATTTCAACTTTAAA
This region of Mucilaginibacter yixingensis genomic DNA includes:
- a CDS encoding OmpH family outer membrane protein, producing MSKTVNDRLSKLLVQAYFVLITVAVLYLLYGHFFQADKIAYVDSGKILNEYKGAVTAKKEYQSKAKVWQANIDTLTERVKSSIANYEKTLAKMSPKEQALAKELIQTKQKQLTDYQKAIQDNARAEDTKLTQRVVADVNSFLLDYGKRNHYKMILIANQSGTIAYAREGLDITASVLDELNSGYASK